The Zerene cesonia ecotype Mississippi chromosome 11, Zerene_cesonia_1.1, whole genome shotgun sequence sequence TATGATGCTATGTTTTGTGCATGACAACTGAAGTAACCAGGTTGGAGTAtagtactagtatagtattattttgtcCGTGGTGTTTCGTAATCTGTGATACAACATTCTAAATCagtgtttgtaaataatgtaataagtaaAGAAGTACAAAAGCTATAAGGTTTTCACTATCCTCTGTACCTTTTCAGCATCAACAGTTGAAATGTACATTGCCTACAAGGGCTTGTTACTCGTACAACGCCTAAAGCACTGAGCCGATTTTGATTGGTTTTCACTATCCTCTGTCCCTTTTCAGCATCAACAGTTGAAATGTACATAGCCTACAAGGGCTTGTTACTTGTACAACTCCTAAAGCACTGAGCCGACTTCGATAGATTTGGTATATAAATTTGTGActtgagaaaggacataggatagtatTTATACTGGAACCCCCTGTATGAACTGTGTGGGGAAAACCCTGAGTAGTTTATCTTTTCCTTCTTTCTcaaaattaacacaaatatGTTTCGAATTTGGTTATGGatgattaaaaagaaatacacgTATGAGGACGTAGTTATTGTATACGCATATAACATTAATCTCGTAGATGGGTGAGGAAAgagaaacgggcctccggctcccccattcaccgaATGAAACACAGTTGACAGTGGCTTgtcactatttcacgccggttttctgtgggggtatggtacttccccggtgcgagctggcccaattcggtCGAAGCATGCTCGTCTCCCACATACAAAAGGTGACAGTATACCAATCAAAgtactcatttataatattatactactctttgggTGACACTCTAGAATCAGTCCGAAGAGATTTCTTTTGATTGCCATAAGTTATGGCTTTCCTACAAAATCCGTATCGAATTATTTGTAACTTTTCTTTTGATTATTGCTGCAAGAATCCCAAGCATTCCGTCTGAAAGacgtattttcatttaaaattgagaAAATGTATAATCTGATTAGatgcaaattgttttttaaattaatgtgcctattattatatatacacatgtaattttcaattcaattaataacacattattaataattttcgtgATTCCAATTATTTTAGTAGTACTCATAGCTAGAACCTTTAagattcaaaatttcaaaaaaattaaataatttattttatctgtccAATGTATCTGTAATCTGTTAAGAGGCGCCATTTTACTTGTATCGCCATTTCATTTACGCAGTGAGATGGAGAATTGGGAGATTGCAAAGAGAGATAGAAATAATACATTGAATTcttgatttttgattttatgaaaatatagttttatcttttataaggTAAGAGTATTTTAGGaaacaatattgttaaaaataatattttctcgtagtttcttaatataattgatcTTGTCTGTTGAAACAACCGATGATAACTATACAATGGCGTCCACGGTTTACTTGAAGCGCGTCTATAGATATTCCGTCATCCTTTTCTTTCATTATATCGGCACTATTTACGGAGACACTGCTTTCATCGAACGAATCTTTTTACGAGTAGAGTAGAACGATAAGAGGTATTTCCCGTTACCTTCGCACGGTATGTTTTGAAGTTTCTCTTTCGCGTAAAGATTTAGCCgcgcttttaaatataaaaatgtttgtatgtattttcagAATTCAAGATCCAGATAAGCATATTGTTTAGAAGTTGGAATGAACTAAGAAGACAATGTTTACGACTAATACTGTCCAAGCCGGGACCGTGCCTACTTTACAATATCAGGAACACACTCAAAAATCGCAAGGGAAAAATATGGATAATGTTCAGCAAAAAACTGCCCAACAGACACAACAAACTCAGCaggttaattattttcaatattgaatGGTAAAGTAAATTAGTTCAAATAGGTATATGAAAGGTTGTACctgtaatattgttttatgggaacttaaaaaaagcttttattattttgtgattagtttattaataaatctttgtattttcacaaataaaaactgcTTTACATAATGAACTgcaattgtttatgttatgttgTGTAGAAAGAAATTTACAcaaccacatacaaaattatatcttcatatttttagGAGTTTCCTACATTTTGTTACAcaacaaatgtaaatatgatTGGGAAAATAAATGCTGGGACGGCAACAGGAGCAGGTGGAGTTACAGGGGGAGTTAATATTGCCCAGTTAACTACCAATGATGAGAAAACATGCTACATAGCACAGCCCTTCTCATATAACTATGCATTGGTTAATCAAATGCAAATAGCTCCTAATGGAATACAGAATACAATCtctaatattagttttaaatgtgaTGTGTGTGGATTGATGTTTGGACATTTAACACTCTTAAATGCCCATAAAAGAATACACGCCCAAGATACAggtaatactttttttatttatgtattcataaCTTGCTCTTATTAGaataatagtttttagttattgAAAGACTTATATGgtgtattacaattttatgataattactttgaagattaattaagaaaaatgatTTAACACTTTTGTATGTATCAAcggtattatttaaatgtagttAAGAAATTAGGAATATATAGGATTCTGTATAAATTGTAGATAACAACATCACTGTAGTAGCAACTGGAGTTAGTACATCAAATGAGGTGGCTATGCCCCCACACATACAAATACTTTCATCGGATCCCAGTGACCAACAACAACATCATGTGCAAATCCAGGATAGTGAGTAATAacaattctaatttataaaatttttatttattcaaaaggtGCTTTGTCATTCGTTTAAATTAGTGTGTAtagtatatacttttttttgacatttaatgtttattcattcCAGCTAAACCAATATTGTTAGACAAGGTTCAGAAATGCATAACATGTGGGAATGTTATTCCAAATAACCCAAAAAGAAAAGGACCTAAACTTATAAGATGTGAAAACTGCATTGCTCAGGGTTCAGTTGAACATAGAAATAATCAAAGTAAGTAAtagatgatttatttatgtggtAGATTGTTAGTCTGAGAATAATATTGCTTTATCATATGACCATATTATTTTTGCCAGCTGAAATcgttaacattaatttttctcAAGGCTAGCATAAGTTTCACTCACTTACAATGAAAGTTACCTTAATTCTGGTTTACATTTGGTAAACATGAATTTAGGTTTTACTACCTTCTTCTCTTATCCAGTAATAATTTCTTGTACAGTAAATAGCTAAAGTAATACTtaagtatgtaatttaataccaGACACCTGAAAAAAGTAtgcttaatataaattcaccTAAAATTTGCacttctctttataataattttaacatgtttCAAAGTAACAAACTAGCATCACATTTTTTCACTACATATGAATTTAACATTTGTGATTAACCATCTAACACCAAACAATTTGTGCCTTATTAGTGAATACAACACAAATATTTGTGGCCACAGAAGACAATACTAAATTCGAAGTTAGTGGAGTAAGCGGGGTACAAACAACTGTTGATCCACTGTCAACAGCCCAGAACAATCAGCAACAAAAACCATGTGAgttgttaacatttttaactaaaaacagTCAGttgaattacaaatttttcaattgattcTTTGATATAATGTGTTCAAGTGAgggtgttattattattttattgttttcagtgCCCGGTCATCATCCtgtgaaaaaaagaaacttgGCCTCAGTGACTAAATGCCAGAATTGCAATGGGTCTGGTATTATATTTGTGGgtggaaataaaaacaaaaataaccaaCAAAACTCAGACAAGTCATatcattgtaatatttgtgGAGGTTCATTTTCCAGATATTCCTCATTATGGTCACATAAAAAGTTACATTCGGGCGAGAAAAACTTTAAATGTGGTATATGTGGAATTGCATTTGCAAAGGCTGTTTATCTTAAAAATCATTCTAGGATACACACTGGAGAAAAGCCATATAGGTAAgcatctttatatttttattatacaaactacaaaaaaatattcacagaGGAGAGTATGTTCATTCTTGGTTGTCCGCTGACTACAAACAAAGATAGTTTTCCATAAGTATGGGTGTAGTCGAACTTAACTTACTTACTaaatcttcaaatttattcCAGATGTCTTCATAATTAGTCAAAAATAGTACTTTtcttttgtgattttttttaatctgtatttatttttagatgtaACACTTGTGGTATGCAGTTTTCCCAGTCACCTCATTTGAAAAATCATGAAAGGACACATTCCGGGGAGAAGCCTTATGTTTGTGAGGTAAAAAAACTTCAACAAACttcatttatctttttttaactGGTGCTCTGTGCACCACATACTTACAGTGTTTTGATTATGAATTGTTCTTTTTACGGTCAATGTTTATTggatttatctataaatagaaatatttgtttctataatCTACTTTGTGTTCAGGTCTGTGACAAAGGCTTCGCGAGACATGCTACTTTATGGAACCACCGACGTATTCACACCGGCGAGAAACCTTACAAGTAAGATTTCACttcattaaatttcttattttgtaaCTCATACGACTTCAAAGAACAGTAAATACTATGGTGTACTAGaagctcgtcccggctccgctcggatcgaagagagcatttaatcgggataaaaagtctcCTATCACCAAATTCAGCTCATAGTTACACCAAAAGttgattcagtagtttcagcgtgattgaccgATAAACATCCAAtgaaacaaacttttacatttataatattagtgtaatataattataatacatagcCGTATCATTAATACTACTACTGCGTATACTCTACTGCGGTTGCTACGCCCGTGGGTTATTGATGTAAAACTACccagttttttctttctacaCTACTTCCTAAAACTTACAAGTATATATGGTAGcatataaaaatgacaatatCATTGTTTCGTTGCCCAGGTGTGAAACTTGTGGTTCAGCCTTCAGTCAAGCAGCTCACCTCAAGAACCATGCTAAAGTGCATTCAGGGGAGAAGCCATTCAAATGTGATATTTGCACCGCTGCTTTCGCGGACAGATTTGCGCTCAAACGGCACAGAGGGATTCATGACAAATAtggtaacattataattatttaggtatttaCTACAGCAAATCACCTAGTTAAGTGGCTTTCCACTAGTTGTCAAATGTAATTTCTTTCATCATCCTTCATTCATGGCAATGAGGTATTTCACTGTGCTTAAAAGTTACGTAGTAGAAAAGAAAgactaataaacaaacataaaataacaaataataaaatattaattatagtatataaatgaaataaatatgtcaatatCCTTAAACTTTACACTTCTTAAAACTAtctcgtttttttttgtatttgttggtactaattgattttaatatattagaaaagATGCTGAAAGGTGATATCATGTcaaattatagtaaataataaatacctctaattaataataaccaaTTTTCATTACCAAAGGTCAAACTGCACCATTGCCAGCAAAAATACAACAGAATCAACACGAGCAACAACAGCAACAGAACACGCAACAGCAGACCACTGGTACAAGTCAACAGCAACAAACTAATACACAGCCAGCGGTAGAAGTGGAACATTGTCCAGAACAGGCACTATGAGTCACAGAGTATTCCTTAGTTGCCTCTCCTCTCCTCACTTAATATTtccttgaaatatttttaagcacATACTCATcagacaaataatttattgtaaatattaaatgacttTATTGTAGGATACTCAATAttgatgttaatataaaatgtgctTAGAACAACACTGCCAATTTGCATAGGAATGGACATAGAAAATGTTTAGTTAATAGTTAATTTTCATGGTAGGATTTGGATTGGTATagtatttcaatgttataaaggCGGGTCGTCCAAGATTGGGTGTATAGAAGAGTGAAAAGTTGTTGAAGAgcaataatttcaaatcattGATCAAGTACTTACAGATTTTGTATTGGTCTATCCGCCTATACCTTGTAATGCTATTAAGTAGAAATACAGTACTGTTACATGAATTGGCTGTGGAATTagcaaatacttttataacagCACAGTTTACttgtactaaaataatttaaatatacaatgaaccttgtaaatatatttccaaCTAGATGTAAAAATGTGATTTAGTATTAGCttataacatgttttaatGGATGAGTTGctatttacactaatattttatgcaatagCTTAGAACTGAATCATGTAGGCATTATActttagtttatatatgtttaaaacagCTCATCCAGAGAAACTATCCTGCATCAAAATGATGCATTTTGTAAGttagcatttttaaataaaataaagaagtaaAATGTGgaaattaacatttgttttaataaatcctACAAATATCAGCGCGCAAGTTTGTGAGgattaatgtatgtttgttactctttcacacgaaaatcactttatctattttGGTGATACTTGGCAGTGATGTATTATAAGTACTAGAATAACATGAGCAACAGAAATACTTGCTTTCGCACCGCCCGGGAAACCGTGCGGTTCAAGtagtgctttataatatacgcTAAAAAACCAACGAAgaaggaaaatttataaaatttaatttcgatgGGTGGATATTTGCGCATTATAAAATAGGTAGATAACTActaaagaagaaagaagagGATTAGGCAGACGCAAGGCTTTGTATGTAAGCTGATAAAAACAACTGTATGCTGGAACATCACACATCAGTTGTTAATCCTGATTTATAGTCCCGGCGTCTTTAACAAAGTAAATCATGtggtgtttaattttacatcagtattgagaaataaataacatatggCAAGGAAAAAAGAAGAGatcaaattatgtattttaatcaaGAAAGAAGCCAggaatatttacttatttttttctgaacTCTGAAGCAGTAATTTACAGGTGTCCCACAAGCAAGAGTGTGATGTTTAATGGTCTTTATATGTagataatcatcatcatcaccatcatcaacccccatatgttcccactgttgggacgCCATAATCAACCAggctggccaagtgcgtgtTGGCAGATGAGACGTCGCCGAACtgttgattcttggacatgccggtgtGCTCACGTTTTTTTTGAGCTGCGGTGATGTTAtgcacatgcgcagataaattgaaagatcaat is a genomic window containing:
- the LOC119830220 gene encoding zinc finger protein 679-like isoform X1, producing the protein MFTTNTVQAGTVPTLQYQEHTQKSQGKNMDNVQQKTAQQTQQTQQEFPTFCYTTNVNMIGKINAGTATGAGGVTGGVNIAQLTTNDEKTCYIAQPFSYNYALVNQMQIAPNGIQNTISNISFKCDVCGLMFGHLTLLNAHKRIHAQDTDNNITVVATGVSTSNEVAMPPHIQILSSDPSDQQQHHVQIQDTKPILLDKVQKCITCGNVIPNNPKRKGPKLIRCENCIAQGSVEHRNNQMNTTQIFVATEDNTKFEVSGVSGVQTTVDPLSTAQNNQQQKPLPGHHPVKKRNLASVTKCQNCNGSGIIFVGGNKNKNNQQNSDKSYHCNICGGSFSRYSSLWSHKKLHSGEKNFKCGICGIAFAKAVYLKNHSRIHTGEKPYRCNTCGMQFSQSPHLKNHERTHSGEKPYVCEVCDKGFARHATLWNHRRIHTGEKPYKCETCGSAFSQAAHLKNHAKVHSGEKPFKCDICTAAFADRFALKRHRGIHDKYGQTAPLPAKIQQNQHEQQQQQNTQQQTTGTSQQQQTNTQPAVEVEHCPEQAL
- the LOC119830220 gene encoding zinc finger protein 665-like isoform X2, which translates into the protein MFTTNTVQAGTVPTLQYQEHTQKSQGKNMDNVQQKTAQQTQQTQQEFPTFCYTTNVNMIGKINAGTATGAGGVTGGVNIAQLTTNDEKTCYIAQPFSYNYALVNQMQIAPNGIQNTISNISFKCDVCGLMFGHLTLLNAHKRIHAQDTDNNITVVATGVSTSNEVAMPPHIQILSSDPSDQQQHHVQIQDTKPILLDKVQKCITCGNVIPNNPKRKGPKLIRCENCIAQGSVEHRNNQKDNTKFEVSGVSGVQTTVDPLSTAQNNQQQKPLPGHHPVKKRNLASVTKCQNCNGSGIIFVGGNKNKNNQQNSDKSYHCNICGGSFSRYSSLWSHKKLHSGEKNFKCGICGIAFAKAVYLKNHSRIHTGEKPYRCNTCGMQFSQSPHLKNHERTHSGEKPYVCEVCDKGFARHATLWNHRRIHTGEKPYKCETCGSAFSQAAHLKNHAKVHSGEKPFKCDICTAAFADRFALKRHRGIHDKYGQTAPLPAKIQQNQHEQQQQQNTQQQTTGTSQQQQTNTQPAVEVEHCPEQAL